One Telluria mixta DNA window includes the following coding sequences:
- a CDS encoding LTA synthase family protein, with the protein MVSATQPARRHDDPPPSFAGKLLARVKGALATAFETLPALVAGWLVLRIAETIHAGAGGIKVSVLVGPALANDLLALARYGFVFLLGAVPLALLPRRRWRVVALGVLWGVLLAVQAGLLQYHWTAGVPLGADLFGYSRAEIATTVGVRAQPGSGLALAYVLALAALAGVLVASFRPWWPRARARAALVAALLSLVAYTLLPDHFAPPGADTEAGVDYLRNKMAYFADRSIAHVAGERGTGTHEQAKGLPWTGKDPRYPFAHAERTPDTLGPLFDTKPGTPPNIVFIIVEGLGRSFSGPGARFGSFTPFLDELAGRSLYFENFLAGQGRTFGVLPTVFGSLPFGDNGMSALGERMPRHASLLSILKGQGYRLAYYSGSNLEFDNQGLFLRGEGVDNFVSETDYKPPYQRSNYWGYDDRALMETTIARQRDGEEQPSVRIIQTTSTHDPFTFPDKPAYLRKVGERLAALGIAEDANPAYTAQREVFASILFADDALRLYFEQAARLPGYDNTIFVVTGDHRLPELPMDTRIERYHVPLIVFSPMLKAPRSIKAVSSQFDIAPSLLAFLGHGYGLRTPDQVTWLGTGLDTEPTFRNLHAIPLKQTKTELSDFVSGAVYLAQGRLFALADGMRLDRATDEGALARARAQFDAFLNANRQVGAAAALVPGTPALADWHDDGRRLRSVDLASEAGQVSVNHVRRGADGSIEATIVNQGTTASSPFVPLLVISDAGGLELGETAGEIQTLAPGASVTVALKAKLGRLPHGKYFVSMIPSHPETGRSIGIGQYHVEMPL; encoded by the coding sequence ATGGTAAGCGCGACGCAACCCGCCCGCCGGCACGACGATCCGCCGCCCAGCTTCGCCGGCAAGCTGCTCGCCCGCGTCAAGGGCGCACTCGCGACGGCGTTCGAGACCCTGCCCGCGCTGGTGGCCGGGTGGCTCGTGCTGCGCATCGCGGAAACCATTCACGCCGGCGCCGGCGGCATCAAGGTGTCCGTGCTGGTCGGCCCCGCGCTGGCGAACGATCTGCTGGCGCTCGCGCGCTACGGGTTTGTCTTCCTGCTGGGCGCCGTGCCGCTCGCGCTGCTGCCGCGCCGGCGCTGGCGCGTGGTCGCGCTCGGCGTGCTGTGGGGCGTGCTGCTGGCCGTGCAGGCCGGTCTGCTGCAATACCACTGGACGGCCGGCGTGCCGCTCGGTGCCGACCTGTTCGGCTATTCGCGCGCGGAGATCGCGACGACGGTGGGCGTCCGCGCGCAGCCCGGTAGCGGCCTCGCGCTGGCATACGTGCTCGCGCTGGCGGCGCTGGCCGGGGTTCTCGTCGCGAGCTTTCGGCCATGGTGGCCCCGTGCGCGGGCGCGTGCGGCACTCGTGGCGGCGCTGCTCAGCCTTGTCGCGTACACGCTGCTGCCCGACCACTTCGCGCCGCCGGGCGCCGACACGGAAGCGGGCGTCGACTACCTGCGCAACAAGATGGCGTATTTCGCCGACCGCAGCATCGCCCACGTGGCCGGCGAGCGCGGCACCGGTACGCACGAGCAGGCAAAAGGCCTGCCGTGGACCGGCAAGGATCCCCGCTATCCGTTCGCCCACGCCGAACGCACGCCGGACACGCTCGGCCCGCTGTTCGACACGAAGCCGGGCACGCCGCCGAACATCGTCTTCATCATCGTCGAGGGCCTCGGACGCAGCTTTTCCGGGCCGGGCGCCCGCTTCGGCAGTTTTACGCCATTCCTCGACGAGCTGGCCGGCCGCAGCCTGTATTTCGAAAACTTCCTGGCGGGCCAGGGCCGTACCTTCGGCGTGCTGCCGACCGTGTTCGGTTCGCTGCCATTTGGCGACAACGGCATGTCCGCGCTGGGCGAGCGCATGCCGCGCCATGCGTCGCTGCTGTCTATCCTGAAAGGCCAGGGCTACCGCCTGGCCTACTACAGCGGCTCGAACCTCGAGTTCGACAACCAGGGCCTGTTCCTGCGCGGCGAAGGCGTCGACAACTTCGTCAGCGAGACCGACTACAAGCCGCCTTACCAGCGCAGCAATTACTGGGGCTACGACGACCGCGCGCTGATGGAGACGACGATCGCGCGCCAGCGCGACGGTGAGGAGCAACCGTCCGTGCGCATCATCCAGACGACGAGCACGCACGATCCGTTCACGTTCCCGGACAAGCCGGCCTACCTGCGGAAGGTGGGTGAACGCCTGGCCGCGCTCGGGATCGCGGAAGACGCGAACCCGGCATACACGGCCCAGCGCGAGGTCTTCGCCAGCATCCTGTTCGCGGACGACGCGCTGCGCCTCTATTTCGAGCAGGCCGCCAGGCTGCCCGGCTACGACAACACGATCTTCGTCGTGACGGGCGACCACCGCCTGCCCGAGCTGCCGATGGACACGCGCATCGAGCGCTACCACGTGCCGCTGATCGTGTTTTCGCCCATGCTGAAGGCGCCGCGGTCGATCAAGGCCGTGTCGTCGCAATTCGACATCGCGCCGTCGCTGCTGGCGTTCCTCGGTCACGGCTACGGCCTGCGCACGCCGGACCAGGTGACGTGGCTCGGCACGGGCCTCGACACGGAACCCACGTTCCGCAACCTCCACGCGATTCCGCTGAAGCAGACGAAGACGGAGCTGTCCGACTTCGTGTCCGGCGCCGTATACCTGGCGCAGGGCCGGCTGTTCGCGCTGGCCGACGGCATGCGCCTCGACCGCGCGACGGACGAGGGCGCGCTCGCGCGGGCCCGCGCCCAGTTCGACGCCTTCCTGAACGCGAACCGCCAGGTCGGCGCCGCCGCGGCCTTGGTGCCCGGGACACCCGCGCTGGCGGACTGGCACGACGACGGCCGCAGGCTGCGCAGTGTGGACCTCGCGTCGGAAGCGGGCCAGGTCAGCGTGAATCACGTACGCCGCGGCGCCGACGGCAGCATCGAGGCGACCATCGTCAACCAGGGCACGACGGCATCGAGCCCGTTCGTACCGCTGCTCGTCATCAGCGACGCGGGCGGCCTGGAACTCGGAGAAACGGCCGGCGAGATCCAGACCCTCGCCCCTGGCGCGTCGGTGACGGTGGCCTTGAAGGCGAAGCTGGGCCGTCTCCCGCACGGCAAGTATTTCGTCTCGATGATCCCGTCGCACCCGGAGACAGGCCGCTCGATCGGCATCGGCCAGTACCACGTGGAGATGCCGCTGTGA
- a CDS encoding universal stress protein translates to MYKRILVPVDGTERAAAALGSALGLAKLGGGTIVGVHVAGESPLLATGDIGGPFYDAWRGEADRLGREALDYVVRRATEAGVPCETVLAPPGPPWEGIVAAARAHGCDVIVMASHGRHGMAARLLGSETQRVLIHCDIPVLVVR, encoded by the coding sequence GTGTACAAGCGCATTCTCGTCCCTGTCGACGGCACCGAACGGGCCGCGGCCGCCCTCGGGTCCGCGCTGGGCCTGGCGAAACTGGGCGGCGGGACGATCGTCGGCGTGCACGTGGCCGGCGAATCGCCGCTGCTCGCCACGGGCGACATCGGCGGCCCGTTCTACGATGCCTGGCGCGGCGAGGCGGACCGCCTCGGCCGCGAGGCGCTCGATTACGTCGTGCGGCGCGCCACCGAGGCGGGTGTGCCGTGCGAGACAGTGCTGGCGCCGCCCGGTCCGCCGTGGGAAGGCATCGTCGCGGCGGCGCGCGCACATGGCTGCGACGTGATCGTGATGGCATCGCACGGTCGCCACGGGATGGCCGCGCGGCTGCTGGGCAGCGAGACGCAGCGGGTGCTGATCCACTGCGACATTCCCGTGCTGGTGGTCCGCTAG
- a CDS encoding universal stress protein — protein MYDRILVPTDGSDVSAAAEQAAIAFARAHGSEVVVLAVGQPQPPIASAEAAMAIDPGLDDAVLLSAAKEHARNVANAAEAAGVRCTSLAVLDYSPADAILATADSHACDLIFMGSHGRRGLSRLLAGSVTQKVLAEAHVPVMVMRPRAAERK, from the coding sequence ATGTATGACCGTATCCTCGTCCCCACGGACGGTTCCGACGTCTCCGCCGCCGCCGAGCAGGCCGCCATTGCCTTCGCGCGCGCCCACGGCAGCGAAGTCGTCGTCCTCGCCGTCGGCCAGCCGCAACCGCCCATCGCCTCGGCGGAGGCCGCGATGGCAATCGATCCCGGCCTCGACGACGCCGTCCTGCTCTCCGCCGCCAAGGAACATGCGCGCAACGTGGCCAATGCCGCCGAGGCGGCCGGCGTGCGCTGCACCTCGCTGGCCGTGCTCGATTACTCGCCGGCCGACGCCATCCTCGCGACGGCCGACAGCCACGCCTGCGACCTGATCTTCATGGGCTCGCACGGCCGGCGCGGGCTGTCGCGGCTGCTGGCCGGCAGCGTCACGCAGAAAGTGCTGGCCGAAGCGCACGTGCCCGTGATGGTGATGCGCCCACGCGCCGCAGAGAGGAAGTGA
- a CDS encoding MaoC family dehydratase, whose protein sequence is MTADSPSPLPSLGAATLLRALVKRPRRLNGVRTPRTAYVLDSIDSNQLRRYRQALGFRDEGIPVTYYYLLAQRAHVATMLDDAFPFRLPGTVHTENALRALAEPRRGVPLVLSTTVNIRPPAENGAVYAELDTVARQQGTDIFTCRSTYLVVRGESGRKRRQDARDLPVLAGWRLPRNTGRAYARISGDWNPIHLWTWSARLMGMKRPIVHGMHTLARACAELEQACGRRILALEGRFRAPAALGSELVLGADLAAGSFAVGGGRRIVAEGSFRTI, encoded by the coding sequence ATGACAGCCGACTCTCCGTCACCGCTCCCCTCATTGGGTGCCGCCACCCTGCTGCGCGCCCTTGTCAAACGCCCGCGCCGCCTGAACGGCGTCCGCACACCGCGCACTGCGTACGTGCTCGACAGCATCGACTCCAACCAGCTGCGGCGCTACCGCCAGGCGCTCGGCTTCCGCGACGAAGGCATTCCCGTTACCTATTACTACCTGCTGGCCCAGCGCGCCCACGTCGCGACGATGCTCGACGACGCCTTCCCGTTCCGGCTGCCCGGCACCGTGCACACGGAAAACGCACTGCGCGCGCTGGCCGAACCGCGCCGCGGCGTGCCGCTCGTGCTGTCGACCACCGTGAACATCCGGCCGCCGGCCGAGAACGGCGCCGTGTACGCGGAACTGGACACCGTCGCGCGCCAGCAGGGCACCGACATCTTCACCTGCCGCAGTACCTACCTCGTCGTGCGCGGCGAGTCCGGCAGGAAGCGCCGCCAGGACGCGCGCGACCTGCCCGTGCTCGCGGGCTGGCGCCTGCCGCGCAATACCGGGCGCGCCTACGCCCGGATCTCCGGCGACTGGAACCCGATCCACCTGTGGACGTGGAGCGCGCGCCTGATGGGCATGAAGCGGCCGATCGTCCACGGCATGCACACGCTGGCGCGCGCTTGCGCCGAACTGGAGCAAGCCTGCGGCCGGCGCATCCTCGCGCTGGAAGGCCGTTTCCGCGCGCCGGCCGCGCTCGGCAGCGAACTGGTGCTCGGTGCCGACCTCGCGGCCGGCAGCTTTGCCGTCGGTGGCGGCAGGCGCATTGTGGCCGAAGGCAGCTTCCGGACCATTTGA
- a CDS encoding branched-chain amino acid ABC transporter substrate-binding protein gives MKKQALLVLALSAAGLATAQETVKIGHVASMTGPVAHFGKDSENGVRMAIDALNARGATIGGKKVKWVLVPEDDAGDPKAATTAAQKLADAKVNAVIGHETSGTTIPAAKIYNDAGIPQISPSATNPKYTQLGYNTAFRVVANDIQLGRALGRYAVKTMGAKRIAVIDDRTAYGQGLVTEFANSLRQQGVNPVAREFTNDKATDFAAILTRIRASNPDLVFFGGMNAVAGPMLRQMKQLGINAKMMGGDGICSDAMQPLSGNTMTDGQVVCAEAGGVEEKGKAGMDKFRADYKKRFGIDVQIIAPYSYDAVLAIASAMDKAGSSAPAKYLPELAKVRYPGVTGTIAFDAHGDIRDGVLTLYTFKGGHRTPIGVTK, from the coding sequence ATGAAGAAGCAAGCGTTGTTGGTGTTGGCACTGTCCGCGGCGGGTCTCGCGACGGCCCAGGAGACCGTGAAGATCGGCCACGTGGCCTCGATGACGGGACCGGTGGCCCATTTCGGCAAGGACAGCGAAAACGGCGTGCGCATGGCGATCGACGCGCTGAACGCGCGCGGCGCCACGATCGGCGGCAAGAAGGTGAAATGGGTGCTCGTGCCGGAAGACGATGCGGGCGATCCGAAGGCGGCGACCACCGCCGCGCAAAAGCTGGCGGATGCGAAAGTGAACGCCGTGATCGGCCACGAGACGTCGGGCACGACGATCCCTGCCGCGAAGATCTACAACGACGCCGGCATCCCGCAGATTTCGCCGTCGGCCACGAATCCGAAGTACACGCAGCTGGGCTACAACACGGCGTTCCGCGTCGTCGCGAACGACATCCAGCTGGGGCGCGCGCTGGGCCGCTATGCCGTCAAGACGATGGGCGCGAAGCGCATCGCCGTCATCGACGACCGCACGGCCTACGGCCAGGGTCTCGTCACGGAATTCGCGAACAGCCTGCGCCAGCAGGGCGTGAACCCGGTCGCGCGCGAATTCACGAACGACAAGGCGACGGACTTCGCCGCCATCCTGACGCGCATCCGCGCCAGCAACCCGGACCTCGTGTTCTTCGGCGGCATGAACGCCGTCGCGGGCCCGATGCTGCGCCAGATGAAGCAGCTGGGCATCAACGCGAAGATGATGGGCGGCGACGGCATCTGCTCGGACGCCATGCAGCCGCTGTCGGGCAATACGATGACGGATGGGCAGGTCGTGTGCGCCGAAGCGGGCGGCGTGGAAGAGAAGGGCAAGGCCGGCATGGACAAGTTCCGCGCCGACTACAAGAAACGCTTCGGGATCGACGTGCAGATCATCGCGCCGTATTCGTACGACGCCGTACTGGCCATCGCCTCGGCAATGGACAAGGCCGGCTCCAGCGCGCCGGCGAAATACCTGCCTGAGCTGGCGAAGGTCCGCTATCCCGGCGTCACCGGCACCATCGCGTTCGACGCCCACGGCGACATCCGCGACGGCGTGCTGACCCTGTACACCTTCAAGGGCGGCCACCGCACGCCGATCGGGGTCACGAAGTAA
- a CDS encoding TetR/AcrR family transcriptional regulator: MRISKEKAADNRAALIRAASKLFRERGIDGVGVAEISKEAGLTHGALYAHFRSKEELALEALSYGLDQANSRMYSSTVDGMPDLARFLDRYLSLESRDDIGNRCAMAASASEIGRQDKAISARFAEGYMVMVRAFERQIAQNEPGSDALARAMVVVSTMIGSLAVARGAAKGNPAVSEQVLQATRHLVDELMRAPEKADVTS; this comes from the coding sequence ATGAGAATCAGCAAAGAAAAGGCCGCCGACAACCGCGCGGCATTGATCCGCGCGGCGAGCAAACTGTTCCGCGAACGCGGCATCGACGGCGTTGGCGTCGCCGAGATCAGCAAGGAAGCCGGCCTCACGCACGGCGCCCTGTATGCGCATTTCCGTTCGAAAGAAGAGTTGGCGCTGGAAGCCCTGTCGTATGGGCTCGACCAGGCCAATTCGCGCATGTATTCGAGCACGGTGGACGGCATGCCCGACCTCGCCCGTTTCCTCGACCGCTACCTGTCGCTGGAATCGCGCGACGATATCGGCAACCGCTGCGCGATGGCGGCGTCCGCCAGCGAGATCGGGCGCCAGGACAAGGCGATCAGCGCCCGCTTCGCCGAGGGCTATATGGTGATGGTGCGCGCGTTCGAGCGCCAGATCGCGCAGAACGAACCGGGCAGCGACGCCCTCGCCCGCGCGATGGTCGTCGTGTCCACGATGATCGGAAGCCTCGCCGTGGCGCGCGGCGCGGCGAAGGGTAATCCGGCCGTGTCGGAACAGGTGCTGCAGGCGACCCGCCACCTCGTGGACGAGCTGATGCGGGCGCCCGAGAAGGCAGACGTTACTTCGTGA
- a CDS encoding diacylglycerol/lipid kinase family protein, with product MPAELRPDAPFYVVLNAGSGRAETDLRCSTIRHVLGAAGRTCELEVVHDAAKLEDAARVMAGRAARDGAILVAAGGDGTLNTVAHAAVAHGCVFGVLPQGTFNYFGRTHGIPEDLADAVRALLHARVRPVQIGLLNDRIFLVNASVGMYPHLLEEREHDKRQYGRSRVVALLSAVKTALRGYRSLRITLELDGKTRHLRTPTLFVGNNRLQMEQVGMHALDQALDEGRLVAIAPRPVGRLRMLGLLVRGALGRLGEAEDVDAFAFRRMTVRAPLLSARRRLKTATDGEVCRMALPLRFEALEGRLLLLVPDAVSAEASRGKLPVVPAQAGT from the coding sequence ATGCCGGCCGAACTTCGCCCCGATGCCCCGTTCTATGTCGTACTCAACGCCGGTTCCGGCCGGGCCGAGACCGACCTGCGCTGTTCGACCATCCGCCACGTGCTGGGTGCGGCCGGGCGCACCTGTGAGCTGGAAGTCGTGCACGATGCGGCGAAGCTGGAGGACGCGGCCCGCGTGATGGCCGGGCGGGCGGCGCGCGATGGCGCCATTCTCGTCGCGGCCGGCGGCGACGGCACGCTCAACACGGTCGCGCATGCGGCGGTCGCCCATGGCTGCGTGTTCGGCGTGCTCCCGCAGGGAACCTTCAATTATTTCGGCCGCACGCACGGCATCCCGGAAGACCTGGCCGACGCCGTGCGCGCGCTGCTCCACGCGCGTGTGCGGCCCGTGCAGATCGGCCTCCTGAACGACCGCATCTTCCTCGTGAACGCGAGCGTCGGCATGTATCCGCATTTGCTGGAAGAGCGCGAGCACGACAAGCGCCAGTACGGCCGCTCGCGCGTCGTGGCCCTGCTGTCGGCTGTCAAGACGGCGCTGCGCGGCTACCGCAGCCTGCGCATCACGCTCGAACTGGATGGCAAGACGCGCCACCTGAGAACTCCCACGCTCTTCGTCGGCAACAACCGCCTGCAGATGGAACAGGTGGGCATGCACGCGCTCGACCAGGCGCTCGACGAGGGCCGGCTGGTGGCGATCGCGCCGCGCCCCGTCGGGCGCCTGCGGATGCTGGGCCTGCTCGTGCGCGGCGCGCTCGGGCGGCTGGGCGAGGCGGAAGACGTCGACGCGTTCGCATTCCGCCGCATGACGGTGCGTGCGCCGTTGCTGTCGGCGCGGCGTCGCCTGAAAACGGCGACGGACGGCGAGGTGTGCAGGATGGCGTTGCCGCTGCGGTTCGAGGCGCTGGAGGGGAGGTTGCTTCTGCTCGTGCCGGACGCAGTTTCCGCGGAGGCCTCCCGCGGCAAACTTCCCGTCGTTCCCGCGCAGGCGGGAACCTAA
- a CDS encoding bifunctional diguanylate cyclase/phosphodiesterase codes for MNAPALPASAADYIAHIDLAFELMVVLDAAGRIVRANAAAGDILGYAPAELAGRPVRDLLHPDERAALDTLTADLLAGRPCHERELRWRRKNGATIYLSLSARWSARARLVYATARDVTTHRAAREELKRSRERMNAMLESIGDAFFAIDRDWRLIYANRKAGAFIGVDVEPNIGRHLLDIAPALEGTENLDYYRRAMSTGEPCFYEVYWAPSAAWLEARVYPTSDGLSVYFHDITSKRRAADAVRKSEQRFRNLFQQAGDSIVIADGDLRIIAANGRACARFGYTEDEFTTLSVSDIDGHHAYTAGMLDSLRAGHTHLLRIAKRRKDGTRFPAEVHISRFEDGGQEYFQAIIRDLTEREEAERQLRASEQRFREVIEMTPAGYVLASADGRVLDVNPALCALSGHTRAALLGRTLDDLFVAFPWHSLATHDVEAPVQGVEAVLRHAHGGSVHVLFNGSARRDPCGNVECVTGLMSDITGRKQAESRLRELATHDTLTGLPNRALLQERVQRMLDACPHGRSVAVMFLDLDRFKEVNDSFGHELGDALLCEVAARLRKVMRPGDVIARLGGDEFVVAAECAGGADAEVIAAKLLDALAVPVRVGGQEVTAGGSIGISMFPHDAGTRELLFQTADTAMYGAKRAGRNRYRFFEPGMTLAAQARMALEMALRPALVRDEFELHYQPRIDLRTMHVVGIEALIRWNSADLGRVSPGEFIAIAEETGLILPIGRWVLNEACRQTRRLIDRHGRTIRVSVNVSARQLAQPGFVDDVRAVLADSGLPPDCLEVELTESALIEDIPRTAAMLDELRALGVKLAVDDFGTGYSGLAYLRRFHIDVLKLDRSFVLQEDGRISAFDFVKAFVDMAHALKLSVVAEGVETADVLDFLRAADCDEVQGYLMARPMPLDALEGWLAAATEN; via the coding sequence GCCGGCCGAGCTGGCCGGACGTCCCGTACGCGACCTGCTGCACCCGGACGAGCGCGCGGCGCTGGACACGCTCACGGCCGACCTGCTGGCCGGGCGCCCATGCCATGAGCGCGAGCTGCGCTGGCGCCGCAAGAACGGCGCGACGATCTATCTGTCGTTGTCCGCGCGCTGGTCCGCGCGCGCCCGCCTCGTGTACGCGACCGCGCGCGACGTCACCACGCACCGGGCGGCGCGCGAAGAGCTGAAGCGTTCGCGCGAGCGCATGAATGCCATGCTGGAGAGTATCGGCGACGCCTTCTTCGCGATCGACCGCGACTGGCGCCTCATCTACGCCAACCGCAAGGCCGGCGCCTTCATCGGCGTGGACGTCGAACCCAACATCGGTCGGCATCTGCTCGACATCGCGCCCGCGCTCGAAGGCACGGAAAACCTCGACTACTACCGGCGCGCGATGTCCACCGGCGAACCGTGCTTCTATGAAGTGTACTGGGCGCCGTCCGCCGCCTGGCTCGAAGCGCGCGTCTACCCCACATCCGACGGCCTGTCCGTGTACTTCCATGACATCACGTCCAAGCGCCGCGCCGCGGACGCCGTGCGCAAGAGCGAGCAGCGCTTCCGCAACCTGTTCCAGCAGGCCGGCGACAGCATCGTGATCGCCGACGGCGATCTGCGCATCATCGCCGCCAACGGCCGCGCGTGCGCCCGCTTCGGCTACACGGAAGACGAATTCACGACGCTGTCCGTCAGCGACATCGACGGTCACCACGCGTACACGGCGGGCATGCTCGACAGCCTGCGCGCCGGCCATACCCACCTGCTGCGCATCGCCAAGCGGCGCAAGGACGGGACCCGCTTTCCGGCCGAGGTGCACATCTCGCGCTTCGAGGATGGCGGCCAGGAGTACTTCCAGGCCATCATCCGCGACCTGACCGAGCGCGAGGAAGCGGAGCGCCAGCTGCGCGCCAGCGAACAGCGCTTCCGCGAAGTCATCGAGATGACGCCGGCCGGCTACGTGCTCGCCAGTGCGGACGGCCGCGTCCTCGACGTCAACCCGGCCCTGTGCGCCCTGTCCGGCCACACGCGCGCCGCGCTGCTCGGGCGCACGCTCGACGACCTGTTCGTCGCATTCCCCTGGCACAGCCTCGCGACGCACGACGTCGAGGCGCCCGTGCAGGGCGTGGAGGCGGTGCTGCGCCACGCCCACGGCGGGTCGGTGCACGTGCTGTTCAACGGGAGTGCCCGTCGCGACCCGTGCGGCAACGTCGAATGCGTGACGGGCCTGATGAGCGACATCACGGGCCGCAAGCAGGCCGAAAGCCGCCTGCGCGAACTGGCCACGCACGACACGCTGACGGGCCTGCCCAACCGCGCCCTGCTGCAGGAACGCGTCCAGCGCATGCTCGACGCCTGCCCGCACGGGCGCAGCGTGGCCGTCATGTTCCTCGACCTCGACCGCTTCAAGGAAGTCAACGATTCGTTCGGCCACGAGCTGGGCGACGCGCTGCTGTGCGAAGTCGCGGCGCGGCTGCGCAAGGTGATGCGGCCGGGCGACGTGATCGCCCGCCTCGGCGGCGACGAATTCGTCGTGGCGGCCGAGTGCGCGGGCGGCGCGGATGCCGAAGTGATCGCGGCCAAGCTGCTGGACGCGCTGGCGGTGCCGGTGCGCGTGGGCGGCCAGGAAGTCACGGCCGGCGGGTCGATCGGCATCAGCATGTTCCCGCACGACGCCGGGACCCGCGAACTACTGTTCCAGACGGCCGACACGGCGATGTACGGCGCCAAGCGCGCGGGCCGCAACCGCTACCGGTTCTTCGAGCCCGGGATGACGCTCGCGGCCCAGGCCCGCATGGCGCTCGAGATGGCGTTGCGGCCCGCACTGGTGCGCGACGAGTTCGAGCTGCACTACCAGCCGCGCATCGACCTGCGCACGATGCACGTCGTCGGCATCGAGGCCCTGATCCGCTGGAACAGCGCCGACCTGGGACGCGTGTCGCCGGGCGAATTCATCGCCATCGCGGAAGAGACGGGCCTGATCCTCCCGATCGGCCGCTGGGTGCTGAACGAGGCATGCCGCCAGACGCGCCGCCTGATCGACCGCCACGGCCGCACCATCCGCGTGTCGGTGAACGTGTCCGCGCGCCAGCTCGCTCAGCCGGGCTTCGTCGACGACGTGCGCGCCGTGCTGGCCGACAGCGGCCTCCCTCCCGATTGTCTCGAAGTGGAATTGACGGAGAGCGCCCTGATCGAGGACATCCCGCGCACGGCGGCCATGCTGGACGAGCTGCGCGCGCTGGGCGTCAAGTTGGCCGTCGACGACTTCGGCACCGGCTATTCCGGCCTCGCCTACCTGCGCCGTTTCCACATCGACGTCCTCAAGCTGGACCGGTCGTTCGTGCTGCAGGAGGACGGCCGCATCAGCGCGTTCGACTTCGTCAAGGCGTTCGTCGACATGGCCCATGCGCTGAAACTGTCCGTCGTGGCGGAAGGCGTCGAAACGGCCGACGTGCTCGATTTCCTGCGCGCCGCCGACTGCGACGAGGTGCAGGGCTATCTGATGGCCCGGCCGATGCCGCTGGATGCGCTCGAAGGGTGGCTGGCCGCCGCCACCGAAAACTAA